Genomic window (Gelria sp. Kuro-4):
GTGGCTGCCGCCTCCGAGTTCGGGCGCCGTACCTGCGTTGCCTGGCCGGAAGGCCTGGAGCTCCTGGAGCTGGCGCGCCGGGTGGGGCACCTGCACTTTCCGCCGGAAGCCATGTTCGATCCGGCGCGGGAAAAGCTGCCGCACCAGGAACAGGTGATTATCGTTCCCAATTTCGAGAGCCTGGAGCCGATTGCCGGCGTGCGGGGGAACGGGCGGGACACGGTGGCGGTTCAGGCAGGGGATGCGGTGGTGCTGGTGGCGCCGCCGGGGCCGGGCAGCGAGAAGCTGGTGGCCCGCAACATCGATACCCTGTTTAAGGTCGGCGCCGAGGTTTTCCCGGAACTTACCTCCTGGCGCTATTCCTTCGGCCACGCCAGCCGGGAGGAACTGAAGCTTATGCTCAACCTCGTACGGCCCCGGTTTTTTGTGCCCGTTCACGGGGAATTCCGGCAGCTGGTCTGGCACGCGCGCACGGCCCGGCAGGTGGGTATAGCGGCGGAAAACACCTTCGTCATCGAAAACGGCACCAGCGTGGAGTTTACGGCCGAAAAAGCCCGGGTGGCCAACCGGATCACCGCCGGGAAGGTTTTGGTGGATGGGCTCGGTGTGGGTGACGTGGGCAACATTGTCCTGCGGGACCGGAAACAGCTTTCCCAAGACGGCATCCTGATCGTTGTGGTTACCATGGATAAGCAAAAGGGCCAGGTGGTGGCCGGTCCGGATATCGTTTCCCGTGGGTTTGTCTACGTGCGGGAAGCCGAAGAGCTCCTGGAGGAGGCCAAGGACCGGGTGCGGCAGGCGTTGGAAAAGTGCGAGACCGCCCACGCTACCGAATGGTCGACGATCAAAAGCCAGGTCCGGGATACCCTGGGCAAGTTTCTCTTCGAGCGCACGCGGCGTCGTCCCATGATCCTGCCCATCATCATGGAGGTGTGATTAGCAGGGCCGGCTGCTTTAAAGGAGAAGTAATTTCTCTGACACGGCCCTGTAACAAAGCGGCGGTATGATAGACATGTGACCAAAGGTTACCCCCTCCTGATTATATAGACCTCCCCGGCAGCGCCGGGGCATTTTTTTCTTGCCGGCGGCAGGGTATACTGTCCGCCGCCTTACGTCATACTAGCCACGGGACATGAGTAAGGGAGGACGGCTGATGGTGTTGACGAATCTTTTCCCTAAACTGGGTTCTCCCCAGCCGGTACCGACGGTGGTTCCACCGCCCGGCCCCCGGGTACAGCCGCCGCCCGGCCCGGGGAACCCGGGTGCCCAACCCCGGCCGGCTCCGGAAACGGCGGCGGGTAACCTCCAGGAGCTGGGGCAAATGAACCTGCCGGCACAGCCGGAGAGCAGCATCCACTGCCTCACCATTGTCGGTCAGATCGAGGGGCACCTGGTGCTGCCGCCCCAGAACAAAACCACCAAGTATGAACACATCATTCCCCAACTCGTGGCCGTGGAGCAAAACCCCAAGATTGCCGGACTGCTGCTCATCTTAAACACGGTCGGGGGTGACGTGGAGGCCGGGTTGGCCATCGCCGAGATGATCTCCACCCTGGGCAAGCCCACCGTCTCCCTTGTGCTCGGGGGCGGGCACAGCATCGGGGTGCCGATCGCGGTGAGCGCCGATTACTCCTTTATCGCGGAAACGGCCACCATGACGGTGCATCCCATCCGGCTCAACGGTCTGGTGATTGGCGTACCGCAAACCTATGAATACCTGGACAAGATGCAGGACCGGGTGGTCCGGTTTGTCACGGAGCACGCGCGCATTTCTGAGGCCAAATTCCGGGAGCTGATGTTTCGTACCGGCGAGCTCGCCCGCGACATCGGGACGGTGCTGGTGGGCAAAGAGGCGGTGGACGTCGGGTTGGTGGATGCCGTCGGGGGTATTGAGTCGGCACTGGCCAAGCTTAACGAGATGACGGCAAAAGCAACAGGAGAAAAGGAGCCGGTGCAATGATCCTTTACACCCCCATGCCGCTGGAGCTGGTGCTCGACGGCCTGGATGCCTACCGGCCGCAGTACGAGGAGGTTACGGTTCGGGGCCATAAGGTCGTGGTGGAGCGGACAGGGGTCAACCAGGCCAAGCTGGTACGCCTCCTCAGCACCAACCCGAACGATTTTCTCGACCCCTCCTTCTTTCCCGGAGCGATTATCACCTTTACGGGGAAGACAAAGTAGAGATCCGCAAGCGACGGTATTCTACCGTCGCGTTTTTTTACCTATACATTAAGGGAGAGAAGGGCAGAGGGGGGGAGGGAGCTGCGGTACCTACTGGGCGCTCTTTCCGGTGCCGGCCTTTTGCTTTACGGGATTCGCCTCTTAAGCCGGGGTATGCAACGGATGGCCGGAAAAAGGCTGCGGCGCCTGCTGGAGCGGCTCACCTGTTCCCCCGCGCGAGGTGTTCTCGTTGGTCTGGCGGTGACGGCGGTGCTGCAGAGCAGCAGTGCCACCACGGTGATGGTGGTCGGCCTGGTGGATGCCGGTCTCCTCAGGCTGCGGGAAGCCATTGGCGTTATTCTCGGCGCCAACATCGGCACCACCGTTACGGCCCAGCTGGTAGCCTTGGATTTGGATTACGTGGTGATTCCCGCCGGTGCGGTCGGCTTGGTGCTTTTGGAGGCGGGCCGGCAGGAAGGTGCGCGTAACCTGGGCCGCCTCCTGGTCGGCCTGGGGCTCATCTTCGGCGGGCTCGGCATTATGTCCCGGAACCTGGTGGGTTTGAGCCAGAATGCCTTTTTCCTTTCCCTCCTTACCAACCTGGGGCGGCGGCCGCCGGCAGCGATAGCGGCGGCCGCCCTGGTCACCGGGGTGATGCAGTCGAGCAGCGCGGTGACCGGAATGATCATTGCCCTGGCCGACGCCGGGTTGCTTCAGTTACCTGAGGCGGTCGCCTTGGTACTGGGGAGCAACATCGGAACCACGGCGACGGCCCTCCTGGCCGGTTTGGCTGCGGGCGTAAACGGCCGGCGGGCAGCTTTGGTGCATCTTCTCTTTAACGTTTTGGGTGTGACAGTCCTTATGCCTTTCTTACCCCAGTTTGTACGCCTGGTAGCCTTTACCTCACCGGACCTGGCCCGGCAGATAGCCAATGCGCACACCCTCTTTAACCTAATGAGCGTCGCTTTGTTTCTTCCCTGGGTCGGCGTTTTGGAGCACTTGGCCATCGCTCTCTTACCCGGCTTTTGAGAAGGAACGCCTTCTGGGCGTTTCTGGGAGGATTCCAAGCCGCCGGTGTAGAATAGAGGCTGGAGAAGGGGTGCGGGCAGGGAGGTGAACAAATGGCGCGGAAAGAAAAAAAGGAGACTGGACAAACGCCGCCGCTGGTGGGTGCCATCGCCGCAGCAGGCTTCTCGCTCTTGGTGATCGCCAGCCTCCTTTCGGAACGAACGGGCGTTGTGGGGGGCTTTTTGCGCCGTGTGCTCATCACCCTCTTCGGCTGGGGCGCTTATCCTTTGCCGGTTCTCGCGCTCAGCGGGGCCCTCTTCGGCCTGGGCAGGCGCGCCTGGGGCGAAGCCCAGGCAGCGGGCCTGGGGCTCCTCTTTTTGGCCTTCATCACCGGGTTGCACCTTTCGCTGCCGCCCGACGTCCTTTTCGCCGCCGGCCGGGCGGGCCAAGGCGGCGGCCTGGTGGGCGCCGCCTTGGCGACCGGACTGCTGCGCCTGTTCGGCCGCGTGGGGGCCTGGATAGTGCTGGCGGCCATCGCCATGAGCAGCGTGACGTTTGTCAGCGAGGGAGTCCTGCTCCGGGTGGTGCAGGGACTGCGGACCCGGCTGAACCGGCCGCTGGCTCTGGGCGCTGCCGGGACGGGTGCGCGCGAGCTTGACCGGCCCGAGCCCGGCGGTGGCGGCGGAGCTCCGGACAAGCCGTCTCCCCCTGCAGTGCCGGCGGCGCCGGAGGAGGCCCTGCCGGCGGTAAGTCCGGTGGTGAAGACGGCCGGCGTGGAGACCAACGCTGCGCCCCTGCAGCTGGAGATACCGCAGGTGGTGGGTCCTTACCAGCTTCCGCCGGTGACGATTTTGCGCAAGCCGGTGCGCCTGAAAAATTACCGGTTGGAGAAGGACATCGCTGAGAACGTCCGCCTTCTTGAGGAAACCCTGCACAACTTCGGCATCAGCGCCAAGGTTACCGAGGTCAGCCGCGGCCCGGCTATAACGCGCTATGAGATCCATCCGGCTCCCGGCACCAAGGTGAGCCGCATTGTCGGCCTGGCCGATGACATCGCCTTGAGCCTCGCTGCCACCGACGTGCGTATCGAGGCGCCGATCCCCGGCAAAGCGGCCATCGGGATCGAGGTGCCGAACAAGGAGATTTCTCCCGTTTACCTGCGCGAGGTAATTGATACGCCGGTTTTCTCCCACGCTGCCTCACCGCTCACCATCGCCCTGGGCAAGGATATAAGCGGCGCCCCGGTGGTGGCGGATTTGGCGAAAATGCCGCACCTGCTCATTGCCGGGGCAACGGGCTCCGGCAAGAGCGTGTGCATCAACGCCCTCATCAGCAGCATCCTCTTCAAGGCGACACCGGCTCAGGTGAAGCTGCTCCTCATCGACCCGAAAATGGTAGAACTGACCAGCTACAACGGCATACCGCACCTTATGGCGCCGGTGGTCACCGATGTGAAAAAGACGGCCGGGGTGCTCAGCTGGGCCGTCACCGAAATGGAAAACCGGTACAGCTTGTTTGCCGCCGCCGGGGTGCGCGATATCAAGCGCTACAACGAAACACGCCCGGAAGGTAATGCGCTGCCTTACATCCTGATCGTTATCGACGAACTGGCGGACCTTATGATTGTGTCTCCCGCCGAAGTGGAAGAAGCGATCTGCCGGCTGGCGCAGATGGCCCGGGCGGCCGGACTGCACCTGGTGGTGGCCACCCAGCGGCCCTCTGTGGACGTGATCACCGGCCTCATTAAGGCCAACATCCCCTCCCGCTTGTCCTTTGCCGTCTCGTCGCAAACTGATTCCCGCACCATTTTAGACATGAACGGGGCTGAGAAACTCCTGGGGCGCGGCGACATGCTGTTTTTCCCCGTAGGCGCCAGCAAGCCTCAGCGCGTACAAGGGGCTTTTGTCTCGGACAACGAGGTGGAGGAGCTGGTGAGCTTCTGGCGTGAGCAGGGGGAGCCCGAGTTCCAGGAAGCCATCCTGGCCATTCAACCGAAGGCCAAGGAAGCCGTCGCCGAGGACGAAGAAGACGAGCTGTTCGGCAAGGCGCTCGAGATCGTGGTGGAGAGCGGCCATGCTTCGGCTTCATACCTGCAGAGGCGCCTTAGGATTGGTTATACTAGGGCCGCGCGGATCATTGATCAGTTGGCGGAAAAGGGCTACGTGGGCCCTGCGGAGGGCAGTAAACCGCGGCCAGTGCTGATCAGCAAGGAAAGATACCAGCACCTGGTGGGTTCTGAGACACGGGCCGGCGCTACTAAGGGGTGAAGAGCTGATGCCGGAAAACACGAGCGGGCGGGTCGGGCAAGAACTGGTGGCGATTGGAGAGCTGTTGCGCGCAGAGCGACAGCGGCGGGGGATTTCTTTAGAGCAGGCGCAAGAAGAAACGAAGATCCGCCGCCGCTACCTGGAAGCGCTCGAGGGGGGCGACCCTAAGGTTTTCCCAGGGGAGGTGTATCTCAAGGGTTTCATGAAGAATTATGCCCAATTCTTGGGCCTTCCCGGGGAAGAGATCGTGGCCCGGTACGTGCGGGCCTGCGCGGAGGTACCCGAGGAAGAGAAGGCGCCGAGGAAAAAGCCGCCCGGCGGTGCGCCGGTAGCGCAACCGAGGCATCCGGGCGGCCTGCTGACGCTGGCGGTTTTAGCTGTTCTTTTGGCGGCGGCGGCCATCTTCTTCGTTGCGCGGGGGCCGGCAGTGCGGACTTCGCCGCCCCAGCCGGGAGCAGGGACAGAAGCTTCTCCCCCTCCCGCAGCGCCTGGGGGCACAGGGGCTCCGGCGCCCGAAGCCCCGGCCGTCGAGGGCACGCCGGAGAATCAGGTGCATCTGGTCCAAGACCTGCCCAAAGAGGCGCTTTACCAGGTGCGCGGGAACGAACTTACGGTGGAGCTTAAGGTGGTGGGTGAGCGGTGCTGGGTGGCTGTGCGCACGGACGGCGGTGCAGAGCAGGCACGAACCCTGGTGCGGGGAGCAAAAGAGAGCCTTACAGCCAGGGATAAAATATGGCTGCGGGCCGGCGATCCCGGCGCCCTGGAGCTCACCATCAACGGAGTGAACCTGGGGCCGGCGGGGGTGCCCGGCCGGCCGCGCAACATTTCCATCGAACGCCTGCCTTAAGTAAGAGGGTGCCGCGTGGCCGGAAACAGCGTCTTGCAGTGCGGGCGGTACGTAAGAGGTGAAGGAGCATTACTTTGCAGAAGAAAAAGGTCGGACTGGTGTCGCTGGGCTGCGCGAAAAACCTGGTGGATTCGGAGGGGCTGCTGGCCGCCCTGGTGAGGAGCGGTTACGAACTGACAACGAGCCCCGCAGAGGCCGAGATTATCATTGTTAATACCTGCGGGTTCATCGAGGCGGCGAAAGAGGAGTCGATCGACACCATCCTGGAGATGGCGACGTACAAGGAAAAAGGACGCTGCCGGAAGCTGGTGGTGACCGGTTGTTTGGGGCAGCGGTATCCGCAGGCGATCGCCCGGGAGATTCCCGAGGTGGATGCCGTTCTGGGGACAGGGGCGCTGGAGCGGCTGCCGCAAGTTTTGGCCCAGCTGGAAACAGGGCGGCGCGTGGTGGCCGTGGAGGCACCCGGAGGGCTGACCGGCGGACCCCGGATTTTGGCTACCCGCCCGGGCACGGC
Coding sequences:
- a CDS encoding YlzJ-like family protein — translated: MILYTPMPLELVLDGLDAYRPQYEEVTVRGHKVVVERTGVNQAKLVRLLSTNPNDFLDPSFFPGAIITFTGKTK
- a CDS encoding ClpP family protease, with protein sequence MVLTNLFPKLGSPQPVPTVVPPPGPRVQPPPGPGNPGAQPRPAPETAAGNLQELGQMNLPAQPESSIHCLTIVGQIEGHLVLPPQNKTTKYEHIIPQLVAVEQNPKIAGLLLILNTVGGDVEAGLAIAEMISTLGKPTVSLVLGGGHSIGVPIAVSADYSFIAETATMTVHPIRLNGLVIGVPQTYEYLDKMQDRVVRFVTEHARISEAKFRELMFRTGELARDIGTVLVGKEAVDVGLVDAVGGIESALAKLNEMTAKATGEKEPVQ
- a CDS encoding DNA translocase FtsK; amino-acid sequence: MARKEKKETGQTPPLVGAIAAAGFSLLVIASLLSERTGVVGGFLRRVLITLFGWGAYPLPVLALSGALFGLGRRAWGEAQAAGLGLLFLAFITGLHLSLPPDVLFAAGRAGQGGGLVGAALATGLLRLFGRVGAWIVLAAIAMSSVTFVSEGVLLRVVQGLRTRLNRPLALGAAGTGARELDRPEPGGGGGAPDKPSPPAVPAAPEEALPAVSPVVKTAGVETNAAPLQLEIPQVVGPYQLPPVTILRKPVRLKNYRLEKDIAENVRLLEETLHNFGISAKVTEVSRGPAITRYEIHPAPGTKVSRIVGLADDIALSLAATDVRIEAPIPGKAAIGIEVPNKEISPVYLREVIDTPVFSHAASPLTIALGKDISGAPVVADLAKMPHLLIAGATGSGKSVCINALISSILFKATPAQVKLLLIDPKMVELTSYNGIPHLMAPVVTDVKKTAGVLSWAVTEMENRYSLFAAAGVRDIKRYNETRPEGNALPYILIVIDELADLMIVSPAEVEEAICRLAQMARAAGLHLVVATQRPSVDVITGLIKANIPSRLSFAVSSQTDSRTILDMNGAEKLLGRGDMLFFPVGASKPQRVQGAFVSDNEVEELVSFWREQGEPEFQEAILAIQPKAKEAVAEDEEDELFGKALEIVVESGHASASYLQRRLRIGYTRAARIIDQLAEKGYVGPAEGSKPRPVLISKERYQHLVGSETRAGATKG
- a CDS encoding Na/Pi cotransporter family protein — protein: MGALSGAGLLLYGIRLLSRGMQRMAGKRLRRLLERLTCSPARGVLVGLAVTAVLQSSSATTVMVVGLVDAGLLRLREAIGVILGANIGTTVTAQLVALDLDYVVIPAGAVGLVLLEAGRQEGARNLGRLLVGLGLIFGGLGIMSRNLVGLSQNAFFLSLLTNLGRRPPAAIAAAALVTGVMQSSSAVTGMIIALADAGLLQLPEAVALVLGSNIGTTATALLAGLAAGVNGRRAALVHLLFNVLGVTVLMPFLPQFVRLVAFTSPDLARQIANAHTLFNLMSVALFLPWVGVLEHLAIALLPGF
- a CDS encoding helix-turn-helix domain-containing protein, translated to MPENTSGRVGQELVAIGELLRAERQRRGISLEQAQEETKIRRRYLEALEGGDPKVFPGEVYLKGFMKNYAQFLGLPGEEIVARYVRACAEVPEEEKAPRKKPPGGAPVAQPRHPGGLLTLAVLAVLLAAAAIFFVARGPAVRTSPPQPGAGTEASPPPAAPGGTGAPAPEAPAVEGTPENQVHLVQDLPKEALYQVRGNELTVELKVVGERCWVAVRTDGGAEQARTLVRGAKESLTARDKIWLRAGDPGALELTINGVNLGPAGVPGRPRNISIERLP
- a CDS encoding ribonuclease J, whose protein sequence is MSAGAKDKLTLIPLGGLGERGKNMLLLETERDIMVIDCGLMIPEEELLGIDFVIPDMSYLLENREKVRGVVLTHGHEGHIGALPYLLRELNVPVYGTPMTQGIASTRLRHAGVGGAHLRSVNPGEVFGLGSFKVELVTVSHTLPGAVAVVVSTPCGRVVHTGDFHFDQTPPNGNFTDIHRLAELGREGVLLLLSDSTNAEVAGFSPSEREPLGAIRNILRGAQGRVIMVGYGASLYRLEQVVAAASEFGRRTCVAWPEGLELLELARRVGHLHFPPEAMFDPAREKLPHQEQVIIVPNFESLEPIAGVRGNGRDTVAVQAGDAVVLVAPPGPGSEKLVARNIDTLFKVGAEVFPELTSWRYSFGHASREELKLMLNLVRPRFFVPVHGEFRQLVWHARTARQVGIAAENTFVIENGTSVEFTAEKARVANRITAGKVLVDGLGVGDVGNIVLRDRKQLSQDGILIVVVTMDKQKGQVVAGPDIVSRGFVYVREAEELLEEAKDRVRQALEKCETAHATEWSTIKSQVRDTLGKFLFERTRRRPMILPIIMEV